Within Neoarius graeffei isolate fNeoGra1 chromosome 21, fNeoGra1.pri, whole genome shotgun sequence, the genomic segment aggacacatttatagaagcaagttatttataatcatgctatctgttatcacccagatgaagatGGGATCCCTTTTGAGTGTGGTTCctgtcgaggtttcttcctcgtgtcgtctgagggcatTTTTCCTTGCCGCCATCATGGCTTGCTTATCAAGGAAAAGTAAATTTATCAGGGATCAAATTAgttcacattttttatttttctgtaaagctgctttgtgacaatgtctgttgttaaaagcgctgtacaaataaattgacttgacattTGTCACTTGTCAGCCTGACTGGTAGAGGTGCTCAATCAACTAACCCCATACATACTAGAAGATGTATACATGCATATACATGTACTTATTCAATAAGCTGTTAATCAGTCCAAAAACACTTTTATTGGCAAGTTTAAACTTTGGTGAATCCTGAGAGATCATTGACATTACTCCTAGAGTTTTCTGATGCGGGTTTTTCcatctcggggggggggggggggggggggggggtgtcagctgGTTTGGATATCATTTTGCGGGTCTGACCTGCCCAATGTGGGTCACTTGGGAGGTCTGCTCTGGTACCAGGTTGTGCAAGCTGGCTCTCTTCTATTTCTCAAAGAACATGAACAATTCTTACTTGTACATCTGAAAATACAGACTGGACTGACAACACTGAATTGCTGTAAGGGAAAGGCCAGAGCAggctgttctttttgaagagccttAGATCTTCCATATGTGCAGTAGCTCATAAGAGTCTTCTTCTCTATCTCTTATGGCCAGTGCTGTCTTCGAGGAGTTGTAGATAGCTTCACTGCAGGGGACAGCAAGCACCTCAGCAAACTTTTCAGCAAGGCCAGTATCATCACAGGACTACACTCACTGGAGGCAGTAAAAGAATAGAAGATGCTAACAGTTTTCCAGAACATTCAAAACCCTCTCCAAAGTGCAGTGTTCAAGAATACCTTTAATCTTTAGCTCATCCCACCAAAGGCATGAACATCTTTTCTGCCTACTGTTATGAGGTTCTACACCACCTCCTCCCAGCATGCACTCTTAACTAATCAGTTACATGTAGACAAGTAATACTGATATTTAATGTGTCAAATAATTATCCAGCCATTCTTGAAAACAGAAGAAGAAAGCGTTCATCTGTCACATATTCATTACAGTGGAATTCTCACTTCAGGTGTTAGAGGCTTGGactcaacagtggcagcttgctgGTGCTGAGACTTGAACCCCTAACCTTCTGATCAgagaattaatcaatcaatcagtcactgCCCAcaaacaattaaataaatacaattaaacaataattaaaatattcatttgTTATAAAATGTTATAATTTGTTATTCTAAACATttgtaatacaaaaaaaaaagttatacaaGTTTGGAAAATGATCCTGACGACAAAGAATTCTAAAATAAATTTATAATGATTTGAGGAATTGAGGAAAAACTGCTACTAACTGAATTCCCCAGAGATTCATGCCTTGATTAAAAATAACTTTTAAAAACTTAAAAATTCACTTTCCAGACATTTAGGATGAAATGATGAGGAATATAGAAATCTCCCAAAACCATATGAAATTACAAATGTTTGTTGAACTTAAAGAGGAACAATGTGACTTTTACCTTCAAGCTCAGGCTCACTCCCTCATGCTTTCTCTCTCACAGtcactcctcactcactcactgtcactctccctttcactctgactctctccctcactctctccttCTCACCTCACtcactctcctcctcctcctcactctcctcctcctcactcactctccttctcctcctcactcactcactctccttctcctcactcactctccttctcctcctcactcactcactcactcactcactcactcactcactcactcactctccttcTCCTCACTCTCCTTCTCACTCACTTTCCCTCTCAGTCCCTCTCCCtcccactcacactcactctcactttcATGGCTTAAGTTAGAGGATTGTGAGCAACGGCAGCTGAAATCTATGAAGATTCCCTCTGATTCTGAGTCCAAAGACTCCAAGAACTGATCTGTGATGGTTTCAGGACTTGATGAGCTTCTGGGTAGTGAGGCTATTTCCTGGGCAAGATCAGAATCTGATTCTTGGGACATTTTCTGAAAGATTTCTGAAGAACATTCAGGGAAAATCAAGGGATACATGGAAGGGGATGGGAGTGGAGATGTGCCCTTTATCTGCCCTCTGCATCCTGACAGAGCTGAGTCCTGTTCTAAGGATGGGTGAGAGGCTGAAAGATGAGGTGTGATGTTCATCTCGGGGCTGGACTTGGTGCTGGAGAATGCTGGCTCTTCTTGGAATGAGGTCATCTGGCACACAGAATGTCGTCGGATTCCTGTGCTACCCACTGTTGTGGCCTCCGTCTCGTACTCTACCACAGGTGTCAGCATGGGCACATTGTAGCTCTTGGAGCGCACTACAGGGTTCCTAGCAGAGGAGTCACTGAGTTTGGGCCAGTGCTGCAGCAATCGCTtctctgagacagaggaagaagaTAGATATCCAAGTGGTGCAACTGGAAAACAAGGGTGCATTCCATTACTGTGAATTTCCAGTAAATGTGttacctatctctctctctctctctctctctctctctcactcactcactctcacacacacacacacacacacacacacacacacaaattgatggCGTGGTTTGTTTAGAACGTGTTTGGAATTATGTGGTTCTTGGGATGATAGCAAAtattcagatgatttttttttaagatttcacCTGATttcatacatttttaaaaataaaacttcaaAATGTATTATATAAACACGCCTATTTTCAAACTGCATAACAAATCATTTAATTGGTGTCATTCTTTAATTGTGAGGCAAACACACCGACCATCAAGGTGAATGCTAAATGCTGTATGGAGTTGCTGATCCTCACCCAACACACAGGAGCACTGTGCCACGCAGCTGTCGTCAATGTAGAGGCCGTGTGTACCCAGATATGGAGAGACAACTTTCTGGATCAGAGATTCCAACTTTAAGTAGTCGTCAGTCACTCCTCTAGACTCATGCACCCCCTGTAACACACATGTAGTACATGGGATCCTTAAACAAAGGCATTCAAATGTAATAGGCCATAGCTACCACAATAGATGAATTGTTCTCATTCTGTTCAAATGAACAGAATGAGAACAATTAATCTATTGTGGCagctatggcctaaaggttagagaagcagccttgggctcaaagggttgctgatttgattccctgtaccagcagggaaaaaaaaaaaatccatggctAAAGTACATAAGCAAGacacctaactgctccccaggtggtgggtatgtgtgtgtttatagtACGTtgctctgctaaatgcctataatgtaatattGTTTGTGAATCTGAGGACTGAAGTGATTTTTTTCCTGCCTATCAGAAAGACTGAGTGAATGTTTGAGCTCACAGGAGAAAGCTGTGAAATTCTCtgtaaatgtatttttattttacttGCATATGTTCTAGATCTTTCCACAGATGGTTATACACaaagacagagggagagaaggtGAAGTGATGGATCTGCTCTGGTTAATAAGACAGTGGATGCTTTACATCTTTGGATAACAGGCTGGAATTATATACAGAGTTCACATGCTGCGAGAAACAGGTCTCAAAGTAGGGACTTGCAGTAAATTGCATGGTGACTGACTCACAGTTTGACTGAAGACTTGTGAAAGTACTATGTGCATAAAAACATGAACAAAACCAAATAAACTAGGAACCCAAAAGCATTAAATTAATAAACCGTGTGTAATTTATAGGAATTTTGTCCAGGTGCAGCGTTTAGATTCAATACGTCTCCAAAATCAGATGCATTGAGCcctgaatgttttttttcccaACTACATACATTTAAATAGCAGAAAATGATGAAAACAATCCCttacaaaaagaagtttattcaagtatgcttctagtatacttcttttaaactaaagagagtatgctttcagtttactttttatttacttagagatatatttaataaaagttattcataagtatacttggcttatactgaaaagtatatagaaaagtctaagtatattaagcttatacttaaacttttgattactatatacttaacaaaagtgtaataaagtattaaaatatttgtgccttatgtttaagtgtacttgccctgtagttgtgcttatccttttgatagtagcctataaaatacttctttttcacacatattggatTCTTCGTGATAtatggcagcatgttttaaatcccatcttttaaacctacatgtacaatggggcaaaaaagtatttagtcagctaccaattgtgcaagttctcccacttaaaaagatgagagaggcctgtaattttcatcataggtacatttcaactatgagagacagaatgggaggaaagaatccaagaaatcacattgtaggatttttaatgaattaattggtaaattccttggtaaaataagtatttggtcacctacaaacaagcaagatttctggctctcactgacctgtaacaacttctttaagaggctcctctgtcctccactcgttacctgtattaatggcacctgtttgaactcgttatcagtataaaagacacctgtccacaacctcaaacagtcacactccaaactccactatggccaagaccaaagagctgtcaaaggacaccagaaacaaaattgtagacctgcaccaggctgggaagactgagtctgtaataggtaagcagcttggtgtgaagaaatcaactgtgggagcaatcattagaaaatggaagacatacaagaccactgataatctccctcgatctgg encodes:
- the LOC132870022 gene encoding proline-rich protein 5-like isoform X2, encoding MEWSYILPIHFMELKLMSSPSLSDLGKSDRAALEERGAQQCRAGTNAIWNSIHNAVIAMFQKKDLEDNELYSLNEGVRQLLKTELGSFFTEYLQNQLLTKGMFILRDKIYLYEGQKLLDALAETWDFFFCNILSMLQAIFYPVQGKEPSVRQLALLHFRNIITLSIKLEDALSCPNAFVPPSVIQMLLILQGVHESRGVTDDYLKLESLIQKVVSPYLGTHGLYIDDSCVAQCSCVLEKRLLQHWPKLSDSSARNPVVRSKSYNVPMLTPVVEYETEATTVGSTGIRRHSVCQMTSFQEEPAFSSTKSSPEMNITPHLSASHPSLEQDSALSGCRGQIKGTSPLPSPSMYPLIFPECSSEIFQKMSQESDSDLAQEIASLPRSSSSPETITDQFLESLDSESEGIFIDFSCRCSQSSNLSHESESECEWEGEGLRGKVSEKESEEKESE
- the LOC132870022 gene encoding proline-rich protein 5-like isoform X1 encodes the protein MEWSYILPIHFMELKLMSSPSLSDLGKSDRAALEERGAQQCRAGTNAIWNSIHNAVIAMFQKKDLEDNELYSLNEGVRQLLKTELGSFFTEYLQNQLLTKGMFILRDKIYLYEGQKLLDALAETWDFFFCNILSMLQAIFYPVQGKEPSVRQLALLHFRNIITLSIKLEDALSCPNAFVPPSVIQMLLILQGVHESRGVTDDYLKLESLIQKVVSPYLGTHGLYIDDSCVAQCSCVLVAPLGYLSSSSVSEKRLLQHWPKLSDSSARNPVVRSKSYNVPMLTPVVEYETEATTVGSTGIRRHSVCQMTSFQEEPAFSSTKSSPEMNITPHLSASHPSLEQDSALSGCRGQIKGTSPLPSPSMYPLIFPECSSEIFQKMSQESDSDLAQEIASLPRSSSSPETITDQFLESLDSESEGIFIDFSCRCSQSSNLSHESESECEWEGEGLRGKVSEKESEEKESE